One window from the genome of Paramisgurnus dabryanus chromosome 22, PD_genome_1.1, whole genome shotgun sequence encodes:
- the LOC135740326 gene encoding uncharacterized protein, with translation MAVFLFIVLVSAGVLLATSGAQDDFGKLSDDYKKGVELAVQQLNSHAGAQSHFLFFKSLEKSDIDGGFGVNYVYHHFYAKATRCPKGTSNANPTKCAFRNDRPLIDCGICYRMFKGEMQTEPKPYVYCIQKPKLTQDIVAERKDHCSKMSYINGSPSLLASGRKQ, from the exons ATGGCTGTGTTTTTGTTTATCGTGTTGGTCAGTGCCGGAGTCTTGCTGGCCACATCTGGGGCTCAGGATGACTTTGGCAAACTTTCAGATGACTACAAGAAAGGAGTCGAACTCGCTGTCCAACAATTAAACTCACATGCTGGAGCCCAGAGCCATTTTCTCTTCTTTAAAAGTCTGGAGAAGTCTGACATTGAT gGTGGGTTTGGTGTGAATTATGTCTACCATCACTTCTACGCTAAAGCCACACGATGTCCTAAAGGAACCTCAAATGCCAATCCAACTAAATGTGCTTTCAGAAATGATAGA CCTCTTATAGACTGTGGGATCTGCTATAGGATGTTTAAAGGAGAGATGCAGACTGAACCGAAACCTTATGTGTACTGCATACAAAAACCAAAGCTCACACAG GACATTGTTGCAGAGAGAAAGGACCACTGCAGCAAAATGAGTTATATTAATGGATCTCCGTCTCTCCTAGCATCGGGAAGAAAACAATAG